From a single Lacerta agilis isolate rLacAgi1 chromosome 3, rLacAgi1.pri, whole genome shotgun sequence genomic region:
- the UFL1 gene encoding E3 UFM1-protein ligase 1 encodes MAATWEEILKLSQQFQSAQFAQATQRLSERNCIEIVSKLIAEKQLEVVHTLDGKEYITPAQISREIRDELHVHGGRVNIVDLQQVVNVDLLHIENRANDLVKSDRTVQLVLGQLIDENYLDQIAEETNDKLQESGQVKVSDLCKAYDLPGDFLKQAFSIRLGKIIHGKIDQDNRGVIFTDAFVTRHRARIRGLFTAITRPTPIINLITRHGFQEHLLYSMLEELVSTGRLKGTVVGGRQDKAVFIPDIYSRTQSNWVDSFFKQNGYLEFDALSRLGIPDPVNYIKKRYKSLQLLFLKSSCVGQEIVDQVEASVDEAISSGTWVDIAPLLPSSFSVEDASMLLQQVMRSFSKQPSTLVFGDTNVVSEKFINSCADLFSDLMHQKAEKEMKNNPVHLITEEDLKQSAFVENASSSKKDKKDERRKKAAEGTGSVKSSGGGNAREFKIKKAKKKGRKDADSDEESQTSSSNKSKHLEIPFLSPEEIEDVLRKHVRDCPEELITELADHLIRPLTKSYQEVVRSVFMSSTSTYSGASRKKTIKDLQEEVSTLYNNIRLFEKGAKHFTDETQSNIAKHMLKTFCTDITNLIFNCLAADQMMAAEDYTAITTEMRKKILSTLSEETRGPLTKLHISLNGKSLEEFVACLDAAAEACDIMVKKGDKKKERQILFQHRQALIEQLKVTEDPALVLHLTSVLLFQFSTHCMLHAPGRCVPQIITFLSTKIPEDQHSLLVKYQGLVVKQLISQNKKIGQGDDDSVDNNLNAEESIEAIRKELQELAASVKDLVLRPRKSSVTEE; translated from the exons ATGGCGGCTACTTGGGAAGAGATCCTGAAGTTGTCCCAGCAGTTCCAATCCGCCCAGTTCGCCCAGGCTACGCAGAG ACTGTCGGAACGTAATTGCATAGAGATCGTTTCTAAGTTGATTGCTGAAAAACAGCTGGAAGTGGTGCATACTCTTGATGGAAAAGAGTATATTACTCCTGCACAGATTAGCAGAGAGATACGTGATGAACTTCATGTTCATGGTG GTCGTGTAAACATTGTTGATTTGCAACAG GTAGTAAATGTAGATCTGCTCCATATTGAAAACCGAGCTAATGACCTTGTCAAATCAGACCGAACAGTTCAACTAGTATTGGGGCAGCTTATAGATGA GAATTACCTGGATCAGATAGCAGAAGAAACAAATGATAAGTTACAGGAATCTGGGCAAGTGAAAGTATCTGATTTGTGCAAGGCATATGATCTTCCTGGAGATTTCTTGAAGCAG GCATTTTCCATCCGCCTGGGCAAAATTATCCATGGGAAAATTGATCAGGACAACCGAGGGGTGATTTTCACAGATGCATTTGTCACACGGCATCGGGCCCGTATCCGTGGTCTGTTCACTGCCATTACCAG ACCTACACCAATAATTAACCTAATAACTCGGCATGGATTTCAGGAGCATCTGCTTTACT CTATGCTGGAAGAACTTGTTAGTACTGGACGTTTGAAAGGCACAGTGGTTGGTGGAAGGCAAGATAAGGCTGTGTTTATCCCTGACATCTACTCCAGAACACAGAGCAACTGGGTGGATTCATTTTTCAAGCAAAATGGTTATTTAG AATTTGATGCATTGTCCAGACTTGGCATCCCAGACCCTGTGAACTACATAAAGAAAAGGTACAAGTCCTTGCAGCTCTTGTTTCTGAAATCATCTTGTGTTGGTCAGGAAATTGTGGATCAAGTGGAGGCCTCCGTGGATGAAGCCATCAGCTCTGGGACGTGGGTGGATATAGCG CCTCTTCTTCCAAGTTCATTCTCCGTAGAAGATGCCAGCATGTTGCTCCAGCAAGTGATGAGATCCTTCAGTAAACAACCTTCAACTCTGGTCTTTGGTGACACTAATGTAGTCAGTGAGAAATTTATCAACAGCTGTGCCGATTTGTTTAGTGACCTGATGCACCAGAAAGCTGAAAAG GAGATGAAAAATAACCCTGTGCACTTAATCACAGAAGAGGACCTGAAGCAGTCTGCATTTGTAGAAAATGCTTCTTCAAgtaaaaaagacaagaaagatgaaagaagaaagaaagcagcAG AGGGCACTGGAAGTGTGAAAAGTAGCGGAGGAGGAAATGCCAGAGAATTTAAGATCAAGAAAGCCAAGAAGAAGGGCAGAAAAGACGCTGACAGTGATGAGGAATCACAAACAAGCAGCTCAA ATAAGAGCAAGCACCTGGAGATCCCTTTTCTGTCACCAGAAGAGATTGAGGATGTTTTAAGAAAACATGTAAGGGACTGTCCTGAAGAGCTTATAACAGAACTCGCTGACCATCTAATAag GCCCTTGACCAAGAGTTATCAGGAAGTTGTGCGTTCAGTATTTATGTCCTCCACTTCTACTTACTCTGGAGCTAGCAGGAAAAAGACCATCAAGGACTTGCAGGAAGAGGTTTCCACCCTCTATAATAATATCCGTTTATTTGAAAAAGGAGCAAAGCATTTTACAG ATGAGACTCAAAGTAACATTGCCAAGCACATGCTGAAGACGTTTTGCACTGACATCACTAACCTCATCTTCAACTGCCTAGCTGCTGATCAGATGATGGCAGCAGAAGACTACACTGCCATTACCACCGAG aTGAGGAAAAAGATTTTGAGTACTTTATCTGAAGAGACAAGAGGTCCTTTAACAAAACTCCACATTTCTCTGAATGGCAAG AGTTTAGAAGAGTTTGTTGCCTGCCTCGATGCTGCTGCAGAAGCTTGTGATATTATGGTGAAAAAGGGTGAtaagaagaaagaaag GCAAATCCTGTTCCAACACAGACAAGCTCTGATTGAACAGCTGAAAGTCACAGAAGATCCAGCTCTCGTTCTTCACCTGACATCAGTCTTGCTGTTCCAGTTCTCAACACACTGCATGCTTCATGCACCCGGAAGATGTGTGCCACAGATCATTACTTTCTTAAGTACAAAGATCCCAGAG GATCAGCATTCTCTTCTTGTCAAATACCAGGGGTTAGTAGTGAAACAGCTGATAAGTCAAAATAAGAAGATTGGGCAAGGGGATGACGACTCAGTGGATAACAACCTGAATGCAGAAGAAAGCATAGAGGCAATCCGGAAAGAACTCCAGGAGCTGGCTGCCTCTGTCAAAGACCTTGTTCTCAGGCCCAGAAAATCTTCTGTAACAGAGGAATGA